In Pseudoxanthobacter soli DSM 19599, the sequence GATCGGACCATCGACAATATCCCGGCCCCAGAGGCGCGAGACGATCGTGCCGAGCGGTTCCCGCGGCGGGGCAAGCCCGGCCAGTCGCGCGCCCGCCGCGGCACACAGCAATCCAAGCCCGAAGATCGCGCCGCGATGGGTGTTGATCCCGGACGTCGCCGACAGCATCGCCGCCTCGGCCTCGATGCCAATCAGCCGGAGACGCGCCATGGCGCTGCCGTCGGCGCCGGCTTCGGCGAGAGCGCGCAGATAAGGCGCGATGGCCGCCGCGCTCGCCCGGAACGTGGCGGCGTCCATGTCGTCGTGGCTGCCCGCATCGACATGGCTGACGAGGCCGGGTTTCGGCCAGGTTTCCAGTTCGAGGAGCAGGCACTCGACGGCGCTTGCCGCGACCGCGTCGAGGTCGCGGGCGAGATCGTCCCGAGCGCCCGCCGGTGCCGACGGAGGGGACAAAGCCGGGCTCGCGTTCATGACGTCGGCGCTCCAGGCCAGAACAGGTCGGCACGGAGAAGGGAGACACCATGGAGCGTCTTCACCAGGAGGTCGCCTGCGCCGTCGTGAAACTCCCGCCAGTTGACCGCCGCGCCGTCCGCGCGGACGAACTCGCCGTCGAGCCGCATCGGCGCGTCTGCCTCCGCAACGGCGAGATCGGCGGCAAGGCCATGCAGATTCGCGCCCTGCTCCGCCACGAACAGAAGATCGATATCGGAGTTGCCGGTGAGATAGCTCTGGCCCGTCAGCGACTGCCAGGCGAGGCTTCCGAACACCCGAGCCGTCACGCCGTGGCGTTTCGCAAGGCCTTCGATCCGTTCGAGAACGGGTTGCCATTCGGCCGGTGCGGCTGCCGCAGCGTCGTGCAGGGCCGGAGGCGGCGTCACCGATACGACCTCGGCGGGCGGCACGACAAGCGCGAGCCTCCGCTTGCCAGTCGACGGGGGCGAAGGCAGGCCGAGCGCGATGCCGTCGCCGTCGCCGTCGCCGGGCATGGGCCTGCGGGTGACGAGCGGCCAATCGCTATCGGCCCAGAGCGAGACGAGCCGCTCGTCCTCGAGATCGCGCGGAACGGT encodes:
- the mdcG gene encoding malonate decarboxylase holo-[acyl-carrier-protein] synthase — protein: MISPSSRGDRPIRRHDLVFVSPEGWRTLTTVPRDLEDERLVSLWADSDWPLVTRRPMPGDGDGDGIALGLPSPPSTGKRRLALVVPPAEVVSVTPPPALHDAAAAAPAEWQPVLERIEGLAKRHGVTARVFGSLAWQSLTGQSYLTGNSDIDLLFVAEQGANLHGLAADLAVAEADAPMRLDGEFVRADGAAVNWREFHDGAGDLLVKTLHGVSLLRADLFWPGAPTS
- the mdcB gene encoding triphosphoribosyl-dephospho-CoA synthase MdcB, which codes for MNASPALSPPSAPAGARDDLARDLDAVAASAVECLLLELETWPKPGLVSHVDAGSHDDMDAATFRASAAAIAPYLRALAEAGADGSAMARLRLIGIEAEAAMLSATSGINTHRGAIFGLGLLCAAAGARLAGLAPPREPLGTIVSRLWGRDIVDGPILLHSHGGAARRRFGAGGARLEAASGFPTVYGVGLPALRRGIAVAPGDAEAARIEACFALIAALEDTNLLHRGGLDGLSFARDAARAFLDEGGVRRPGWRDHARSVHEGFVARRLSPGGSADLLAMTLFVAAQDRDQQSGS